GTAAGGTTCACGTTAGTTGGGTAATTAACCCTACAAGCTTGTGAGCGGAGATAGCTAACTGCTAGTGCTAGAGGCTGACTAAGTTCGTGGTCTGAGCTGAGCAAAggtgtaattacagtagcttAAAAGCAAGCTCAGTGGTATAATTAAACCAATGTGTAGCAGTTAGCTCTGATAGTGAGGCTACCATGTTGAAGTAGAGCGAATTCAGTCTGTAGTCTTGACGCAAGGCTGATTAATTTGTCACTGGTGCTATTTGTAGCCTAACGTTataagttaacgttagttttcGCGGGGGATCTCAAACAAATTCTAAACGGTAACAGAGTCCATCTACGGACAATTAACGTCAGCTATGTGAGGGGTACTATTTGGTTGAATGGTTATAGTTTTTGTTTCAGATGTTAACTGTtaggttgtataaaattatttTCGTAACAGATTTTGGTGTTATAATTACAGGACTCCAGTTCCCCATATAGCCCCTTCCAGCACGTCGGATGTCAGACCGACTCTCCTCAGCTTATTTCGGCGGGAACCCAGACAAGTAACACCGTGGGAATGCATTCTGTGGGAGTACAAAGTGCGCCATTGAAGACGACTTCAGTCGGCACACAGTTGTCCATGGGATCACTGAAAACGGCACACATGAGAAGCAAAGGTATTGTGTGATGTAGTTGTTAACCAAGGTCTACTCTGTATTATATCTTCAGTACCCAGGACAAAATCATCAgctgaattattttttattttctaataagatttgtctatattattcgTAGGTATCCAGACATAGCTGCCTCTTCTCAGTGTAGGCACTGGAATAATTTCTGGTATAGACTCACCACTGGCGTCTACACCAATAAAGGGCCCAGGCTGTCGACCTAGCAAGAGACCACGGCTTGAgttggaggacgaggaggagagcGACTCCTCAAATGAATTTCATAAGGAGCCTCTGGACTCGACTTACAACCCTGGAGATTCCGTACTTACAGAGGAATCTGACATCTCGTAAGTTTTTAGCATTGGCTACTGTTTAGTATTGGCTGTACTAAAAGCAGTATTggctactgttttcagtatatggTTACCAGCGATACAACATTGCTATTATTCtagaaaacatatttaaaagctAATATTATGTTGTGTTTCTAATCTGTTAGGTTTGAGACACAGTCCACACATGATGAGGAAAAGtatattgtttttgaaagcTGCCTCAAACAGCTGTTTGAAAACTGTCCAGTGTGTAAGAAGGGCTGTAATCTCCAACGACGAAGGATGGGAACCTATGTGGCTTTCACTCAGCGATGTCCACACTGCAGTTACTATAGAGAATGGGAGAGTCAGCCCATGGTTGGAAGTACCCCTGTCGGCAACCTACAACTTTCTGCGGCTACCTACTTTACAGGGACCTCCTTCATCCAACTGGAAAAAGTAAGCATTTTACCATTTCAAACATGTGAATCTTTCTAGTGATGAACTAAACTGGTCTAAAACGCCTcttatttgtcttttctttaaaGCTGTGCAAGGCCATGCAACTCCAGATATTTCAGTATGACACCTTCAGAAGGCATGCAAGGAATTACATGGAACCGGCTATTGTTCATAAGTGGAAGATGGATCAGCAGAGTCATTTCCAGCATCAATTGCACCTTGGTGGGGTGGTTGCAGTAGGAGGAGACATGAGGGCTGATTCTCCAGGTTTGTAGAaatttgaaatagtctggcaacTAAATTATTAGTTTGCATTCTGAATCATATGACATCCCTTGATGGTGTGCTGAAAAGCTTTACACACTCTGTAATACGTTTTTTTAGGGCACTCCGCAAAGTTTGGCAGCTACACTCTAATGAATCTGGAGAGCAACACCATTATGAACATCCAACTTGTTCAGGTATGTTTCTCTCTTTGGATTTGTTTGAATTTGAATCTTAAAagtgtgtgattttgttttttgtttgtaatgaccatTCACTACCAGAGCAATGAAGTAGGTGGCAGCTATCATATGGAGAAGGAAGGACTGAAAAGATGCCTAGATCATCTGGAGTCGAATGGATTGAAGGTGGATTACATTGTGACAGACCGTCATCCACAGATCCAGAAATTTCTGAGGGAACGCAGCGTAACTCAGTTCTATGACGTTTGGCACTTTGAGAAAGGTAAAGTGTTTTCCTAATTCATATCCTAAATGTTGAAGTTAGCAATTAACAGATTGtataatcagtgtgtgtggtaaacaggTTTGTCCAAGAAACTTGAGAAAGCTTCGCACAATGAAGACTgtgatgttctgaagaagtGGCTACAGAGCATCAAAAACCATGTCTACTGGTGTGCCACGTCATCAAGCACTGGACCAGAAACGGTGGCAAAATGGACATCACTGCTAAACCACCTACaaaatgttcatgttcatgAAGACCCCCTTTTCCCCAAATGTCTGCATCCCGACCACGTCTCAAGGGACCCTAGCAAATGGTTACAACCTGGTATGTGCCAAATTATCTTTACTCAGAAAATCAAGTATTACATTTTTCCAGTCTTTTGTTGTGATGCAGGGGGGTTGATATTTCACCACGTGTTCTTATTTTACTGAAGGATCAGTTGCACTTCACAAAGCTGAGAAAATACTGCTCAACAAGAGAGTCCTGAAGGATGTAGAGAAACTCAGCCACCATCACCAGACCTCATCACTAGAGTCCTTCCACAGCCTGATACTACGTTTTGCACCAAAGAATGTAGTTTTCCCCTTCATGGGAATGTTGTGCAGGTAATACACAATGTCATTATTTTAAAAGTGACTGATTGAGATGACTGTCAGTCATTCTATGTATTTAATCATTTTGCTGTGTTGTCACCATAGGTTGTATCTAGCAGCAATGcaccacaatgaaaatgctatgCGGGAGCAAGCCACAACATCTACAGGACAGGCCGTTTTCAAGGTTGTTTTTCCAAAGGCGAAGAGGGGGGAAGGCATTGTGAAGCCCGTGAAAACAAATCCAACCTTTAGTAAGTTTGTTAAAGAGTTTCTTTAAATACAGTTTACAGATTGTTATGGATACATTTATTGGATTTGAATGCTATATCTTCCAGACTATGTACGTGAACTCATGAGGCTGCTCATGCAGGAAGTTTTTGAGGACCCTACATCTCTTGCAGAGGAATTGAAGACCATCCCCATCCCTCCAGACCTCTCAGCAGAATTCCTGAAAACTCCAAAGGCTGAGCTGGTTGCCCGTCACGTCTCCCGCTTCAATCAATAGGTGGTCTGAAGCCTATGTAATCACCAGACGGGAACTGCTGCCGTATCCGCTGCACCACACATGACGGGATGATGACCCGACGACTAGGTCCTAAGTAGCCCCAGCACCAGCTTACAAAGCTgcatagctgccaactctcacgcattggccgtgagacacacgcatttgattagtttcacacactcacacgccacacccacgatttctcacgctgaagtgtcaacccggtcggtcagatgcctgaaaaatgagtttagcctatagatctacctgttgagccacggttatgctttcagagacggtgagagggtttaAGAGCACctcctgtctgtggaattttctagattttctctcatttgcgatgctacttcaaaagccatctcaggcgcattcccccggcttcaggtaggcctatgctttgagtatttttcacgctgaagtgtcaacgtggtaggtcaaatacctggcagatgaggttcaactaaactaaacctatacatgaaatcacacatcatgtgaacgagcggaatgtaagctttccaatgatattagcgccaagttgctgtgataaatggttcgcgagaaaattatcattgaaccaacgtgcaatttaggctaatcatatttgcattttgcacacagtgcacacccattactctcagttgtaatatctcactaacccttcacacaacatgtggcaaacctaatatcacaataaacagcaaaccgtaccgaatacgaggatataaagcatgcctctgtttttgaaattgcaacacatttctacataggctcattggggcgaaattataatgtattctaatgtaaactatttgtcagtaggcctacatacatttttgtaaattgctcagtagattatcccactatcatggttcttatattgtcaggttccagccaatcccacttacacagataaatgaatatatttatattgccatgctttctagtgacattaatgcaaaaatatcaagaaaatcaaataaggagacacaaatattgatataaagcctgacataagccatatgcaaacattcacatcatgcagatatgggtacatcctgaaaaaggaatagcctgtaggctatggccattacaatgaccaatatattatcttaaatgaactagctgaaaaacacaggtgaccacttctgcataatttcatggagtgctgaacatttctgaactgtgaaatggaccatatgtttttgtggttgtgaacttattgcaatatcaccataactattccacctgtgtatgcatggttataattctgaaatgcaaaatagcttaggctacagcacaaatatttccataaaaataagcaagtctgacctctgaatttatttttaaaagtgcaccagattgatgcatttaaaagttaaaatatacaaacatttcttaaattcttacaaaacacccacccactttttaaaattgttagtttggacccccccactattgccgtgcgaaataccagtgctgtttgtacgccaaataaataataacctataggtttatgtaaaactccccattaacagcatcacgtcactaaccacagctagactgcacaatggtaggccttcaaaagcatgacattttcgctttagtttgatatttaatttactttatccgctttcatgcgttcattgaacgtccgcagtgctgtaatggaaaccttattgcgtagccaagtagcctatatattgagttatttttaaattatgcatgatttactttttattaatttcgtaggctggctttattttgttatatagaagtatctaaataacctggtaaaatgtaccagaattcaggaaattgcatctagtccaaaaaaaaaattctgggggaggacccccataccccccactgaaatgtcccacgccctttcagaatgcctccatcgcccatggtcctagcattaggctagatccctttgataccaatgttaatttaactctgggaccctggtccctacacctgagaaccaatgtactttttttttactgtacggtataatgctgaacgagccaaacaaaaatttacgcagcaaaattttggttggccccaccaaatctcactccaaggttttttgaaaagttggcagccctgaagCTGCGATAGGCAAGATGCCTCAAACGCCTGAAGGGACAAGGCACAGTTCTCTGTTCAACTGTTTtcaaatgaagagtttggttccaaaacgctacatCGACCATTTTAAAGAACTTtgataaataataattatttttttacaatttgttttgcaagtaatttcagtagaactgtaattgggcTTTAATTGATTTacctttactcaatcaaaacaacaaaatagcaAGTTGATTGATATTATCTGAAATACACATTTGAATaacatgactttttaatgtttttaaaaatggacatATAGCGTTTtgaaaccaaactcttcaaatattACCTCAAAGGTTCATACTCTATGGAAGAAGCTATGCACTATTGTCATCAATGTTTACATGCATACAAATTACATAAGAAtaatgcttttgttttgtttagtaaGAGCTTATTACAGCCAAAGTAACTTACTCTTCTTCTGTTCTGTGCCTAACAGGTCCGTaatcatatttgtaaatgtTGTAGATATTTTGCAGACTGTATGGGTTTAGACACACAGGTTCTAGGCCTGGATGTTCTGTCATGCACATTATGGGTATTGGCACTTGGCTCATTCGTCTTACTACCTAATAAAGAAAATAAGACAAGAATACTACTGTGTAACAAGTGACCTTGGCATCATCATTGTTCAGAGTGCTACATGACTGCATGGACAATGTTGATTCAGGAAGCAACATGTTTTCTTGTCAGActtttatttacaaaaaaaagttatcaCTGATTTAGTTTTTTTATTACATAACAATGATTTATAATACAGTATGCAGCTGGCTGAGACTACAGTGAACTGGTGAGATTACTCGTTTACCATTACATATTAATTATAAAAATGTATCATTAGTTTTTTTACATAACAATGATTATAATACAGTATGCACCTGGCTGAGACTACAATGAACTGGTGAGATCACTCGTTTACCATTACAAGTGTAATGCTGATGCTTTATGCTAGAGATGTCATAAACATGCGTAGCCTAGTTCactagtaggcctaagctactCATCTAAAGGGGATGTTATGCTAGGACATTAGGTCAGTCCATAGAAATAAACACCAAACCGTGTAGTAGCCTAGCATAAAGTTACAGTTATCAGTTTTACCTTTGTGATTTCTCTGCAGCAGACGTTCTCCACTTCACTAGGCATAGTGGCACAATTCCCACAAGTGCACCTAAGTAACAAAGATGTTATAAGTTATAGAACTAACTATTTTTGGCAGACAAAAGCAGTTCACTTATATTCCATGTCAGGCAGGCAAATAAAGCTTGTTAGTACGAGTAGCCTACTAGCCTCGGGCTAAATTAGACGCTAGGCTATAGAGATACATTTCGTAAATCAGGTGTGGATAATAGAATAAACAAAAACTTACCACAGTGAAACGTCTTGGTCCAATCTACGACTAACGTCGCGCTCATCATCGGCTCCATCAGCTCCATTATCGCTTTCGGGGTCGGATTCTGGTTCAAATTGGTGAGGCAGCACTGACGCCATAATCGCCTAACTTACAAATGTCTGACGAGACGTTTCTGTCAGCGCCAAGATTCTAACTCCCTCAAAATTCTCAGCAACCGGGCGTTTCACATAGGGGTTGTAATGCTGATAGACGTATGATGAAAAATAATATGGCCGACGACACTTCAACGTTGTAAATCGATTCTATTAGACCcaacaaattaaataataaacagTAAATAATACCATAATAGGGCCCCTTTAAGTCCAGctggagagcacacacacacacactcacatacacacacaatcaaatactcacacacacactcacatacacacacactcaaatactcacacacacacttacatacacactcactcaaatactcacacacacacacacaaacacacactcacacacacacacactaacatacacacacacaaaaacacacacacacgcacaaacacacacaaacacagcagtcatGCAGTTCACTCTCCAGCAGTAGAATACACCGACTCAACTCCTCCCCATGCAATACACCCACAAacctacacctctctctctctcacacacacacatattagagGAACACAAAAGCAGTGcatgcatatatacatacacacacttttacacacaaacatatacattcAGATGTGCaagcaaacactcacacacacacacattacattacattacatttagcagacacttcttgaccaaagtgacttacatatgtcagctatattacaagggatcacattgtccttggagcaacttggggttaagtgccttgctcaagggcacaacggtggaagccaggaattgaaccgacaactttcaggctactgcacgctagcccagctccttaaccactacactaccaccaccacattACATGAACACAAAAGCAGTGCATGCatatatacattcacacacttatacacacacaaacatatacattcAGATgcgcaagcacacactcacacacaccccaaggGTGGAGGGagatggactgtgtgtgtgtgtgtgtgtgtgtatgtgtgtgtgcatgaatgtgtgagagaaagagagaatgggagataATCAAATAGCAGGTTTAAAGGTGCTATATGTAAGATTTGTTTTGTAATAAATCATAAAATGACCATAAGGGAGAGATTAAGGAAACATGTTATTTTCAAATAGGCTACTGACTTCACTGACAACAATGGCACAGCCTGGATATTCACAATTTAAACTTTCACTTTTCATGGTCCGCAAATACTGTTTATATTTTAAGTTTGTGTTTTGGCTACGCCACCCTCTGCCAAGTCTACAAATTGCGCAGTTATTAGTAATGCGACCTTCAGCTATTAGTAATGTGACCTTCAGCTATTAGTAATGCGACCTTCAGCTATTAGCTATTAGTAATGCGACCTTCAGCTATTAGTAATGTGACCTTCAGCTATTAGTAATGCGACCTTCAGCTATTAGCTATTAGTAATGCGACCTTCAGCTATTAGTAATGTGACCTTCAGCTATTAGTAATGCGACCTTCAGCTATTCAGCTATTAGTAATGCGACCTTCAGCTATTAGTAATGTGACCTTCAGCTAATAGCTATTAGTAATGCGACCTTCAGCTATTAGTAATGCGACCTTCAGCTATTAGCTATTAGTAATGCGACCTTCAGCTATTAGTAATGCGACCTTCAACTATTAGTAATGCAACCTTAGTAATGCGACTGGGCGCTCTGGAACATTGCTGGGTTTCTCAGCTTGCCCCTCTTCATTACAAGATCAAATATAACAGCTAATTGCAATGCCGATACCCTTTCTAGGCTTCCCACAAGCCCAACAACAATTTGCTATCTGTGTCACACGGCCTGGATGTCCTCCTTCCGCTTGCCATAGCCAACATGCAAGCCTCGAGTGCACCTATCCAAGACTCTTGGATGACAGAATCTTGTATGGTGGACACCATCCCTGGTCGAACCAAAAGAGACCTGAAAAGTCCTGCAAGGGACTTATCCCTGTATTTTCCAGATACCTGTGTTTTTGGTGACAGGGACGACCACATACCCGTTAAGACAAGTGGAGTGAACCAAGGGAAGTCCGCAGTTGATAAAGCAGTGGACAGGACCACAGATCTTTATGACAGAGGTGCTACTGGCCCCAGATGTGGCATGAGGTGCAAAAGTGGTGTTCTGAGTGTGAGCACTGTGTGGTTGCTAAAGCAAGACAACCCAAGCCAGAACCTTCTTGGGAAATATGTTAGCCACGAAGCCTTTGTAGATAATCTCCATTGACTTTACTCTCTTGGATTGGGCTAGCACAGGACAAGAGAATGTTCTGGTAGTCACAAATGTTTTCTCAAAGTTTACCCAGGCCTTTCCCACACCTGATCAGGTATAGCTCCTGTTTGCCTATAATACCACCGTGTACCAGTCCACACAGCACTCCCTATACAAGCTGATGTTCGGTCAGAAGCCATTTACCATTTGACCACCTACTTGGAAATACTGGAGGTGACAGGGACAGTCCACCGACTGATTGGGTGGTGCAACATCAAGAGTACCTGACTTCTGTCTATGCTAGTGCTAGGAGACACTTAGAAGAGGCTGCGGCATATCGTAGGCATGGTGGTCCCGACACTGTAGTCCTCTTCAAAGTGGTTGTATGCACATCCCACCTCACTGAGGCCAGGTGCAAGAGAAAAAAGCTTACCAAGGAAAGAAGAGTAGTTGTCCGCACACTGCAatcataacacacaacacaacgcaggccTGATGAAGACCCTggtgggtcgaaacgttgcgttATGTTTTTAACTTAACAAATGTAGTTCTTCTGGGAGATTGTAGTGTGCGGTCCTGACACTGTACCCATATTACCACCTGGCACTCTAGTCTTTTTCTAgtgggcagtggtagtgtagtggttaaggagctgggctagcgtgcagtagcctgaaagttgtcggttcaattcccggctttcactgttgtgcccttgagcaaggcacttaaccccaagttgctccagggacaatgtgatcccttgtaaaatagctgacatacagtatgtaagtgactttggtcaagaggtgtctgctaaatattATGTACATGTAAACTCTTTTGCAAGAACCATTTTTACGGTCGCCACAAAATCCAGGATACATGGGTGTCTACCAAGTATGAAATTGTGGAGTGTCTTGATGGAATTGGCACACACTATAAGATCAGGCTGTATGGGGAAGAGGGCCCCCTTAAGACGTTCCACTCATAATACTGCCAGACAGCATTCAAACCCCTTCCACCTCCCACAGTCTGTTTCACATGAGTTCTCTGCCAGTGTAGCAGAAGTAAATATTGTCCCCGTCCCCTTCAGGTCTTGGCAGTAGATAGGTATGCTACCAGGACGGTGAACTTTAAAGccaggtgtgtatgtggagaGGCTGACTTGCAGccaggcccggagtgggtaatcgggagaatcgggagatTTCCTGGTGGGccacttcacttttgggccggtcgagggaaaaatattggcatttgtcacgttaagctatcttctcttaaagttggctacacacgttcacattctatgcctaacaccgcagcctctgcatgggttgttctcccctcccaagaagagttaattggttgggtccatatagcccatctttcctaaaaagttttctcagataccagcTGGGCCGACCCTACCGTAGTGTCCAaatatttatccaatttccaccaccactaaaaaagtgggccggtcttgggcctgaaactcccgggctgaaaagtggccccactccggccctgcctGCAGCGCTGGCGCACACGCCCACCCGTGGGTGGTGATCATATACCTTCCTCTCTGGGAGAACAATGCCGGTCATTTGAAATTTTTGG
Above is a genomic segment from Alosa sapidissima isolate fAloSap1 chromosome 4, fAloSap1.pri, whole genome shotgun sequence containing:
- the LOC121707570 gene encoding uncharacterized protein LOC121707570, whose translation is MQLQIFQYDTFRRHARNYMEPAIVHKWKMDQQSHFQHQLHLGGVVAVGGDMRADSPGHSAKFGSYTLMNLESNTIMNIQLVQSNEVGGSYHMEKEGLKRCLDHLESNGLKVDYIVTDRHPQIQKFLRERSVTQFYDVWHFEKGLSKKLEKASHNEDCDVLKKWLQSIKNHVYWCATSSSTGPETVAKWTSLLNHLQNVHVHEDPLFPKCLHPDHVSRDPSKWLQPGSVALHKAEKILLNKRVLKDVEKLSHHHQTSSLESFHSLILRFAPKNVVFPFMGMLCRLYLAAMHHNENAMREQATTSTGQAVFKVVFPKAKRGEGIVKPVKTNPTFNYVRELMRLLMQEVFEDPTSLAEELKTIPIPPDLSAEFLKTPKAELVARHVSRFNQ